In Vulpes lagopus strain Blue_001 chromosome 1, ASM1834538v1, whole genome shotgun sequence, a genomic segment contains:
- the RC3H1 gene encoding roquin-1 isoform X1, which yields MPVQAPQWTDFLSCPICTQTFDETIRKPISLGCGHTVCKMCLNKLHRKACPFDQTTINTDIELLPVNSALLQLVGAQVPEQQPITLCSGVEDTKHYEEAKKCVEELALYLKPLSSARGVGLNSTTQSVLSRPMQRKLVTLVHCQLVEEEGRIRAMRAARSLGERTVTELILQHQNPQQLSSNLWAAVRARGCQFLGPAMQEEALKLVLLALEDGSALSRKVLVLFVVQRLEPRFPQASKTSIGHVVQLLYRASCFKVTKRDEDSSLMQLKEEFRTYEALRREHDSQIVQIAMEAGLRIAPDQWSSLLYGDQSHKSHMQSIIDKLQTPASFAQSVQELTIALQRTGDPANLNRLRPHLELLANIDPSPDAPPPTWEQLENGLVAVRTVVHGLVDYIQNHSKKGADQQQPPQHSKYKTYMCRDMKQRGGCPRGASCTFAHSQEELEKFRKMNKRLVPRRPLSASLGQLNEVGLPSAAVLPDEGAVDLPSRKTPALPNGIVSAGTTVTQLIPRGTDPTYDSSLKPGKIDHLSSSAPGSPPDLLESVPKSISALPVNPHPVPPRGPTDLPPMPVTKPLQMVPRGSQLYPAQQADVYYQDPRGAAPPFEPAPYQQGMYYTTPPQCVSRFVRPPPSAPEPGPPYLDHYPPYLQDRVVNSQYGTQPQQYPPMYPPHYDGRRVYPAQSYTREEIFRESPIPIEIPPAAVPSYVPESRERYQQMEGYYPVAPHPTQIRPSYMRDPPYSRLPPPPQPHPSLDELHRRRKEIMAQLEERKVISPPPFAPSPTLPPTFHQEEFMDEDLKVAGKYKGNDYSQYSPWSCDTIGSYIGTKDAKPKDVVAVGSVEMMNVESKGMRDQRLDLQRRAAETSDDDLIPFGDRPTVSRFGAISRTSKTIYQGAGPLQAMAPQGAPTKPINISDYTPYGTHGGWGGSPYSPHQNIPSQGHFSERERISMSEVASHGKPLPSAEREQLRLELQQLNHQISQQTQLRGLEAVSNRLLLQREVNTLAGQSQPPPPPPKWPGMISSEQLSLELHQVEREIGKRTRELSLENQCTLDMKSKLNTSKQAENGQPEPQNKVSAEDLTLTFSDVPNGSALTQENISLLSNKTSSLNLSEDPEGGGDNNDSQRAGVTSTSAP from the exons ATGCCTGTACAAGCTCCACAATGGACGGATTTCCTCTCCTGCCCAATTTGCACTCAGACTTTCGATGAAACAATTCGAAAGCCCATCAGTTTGGGTTGTGGTCATACTGTCTGCAAGATGTGCCTGAATAAACTCCACCGCAAGGCTTGCCCATTTGACCAGACCACTATCAATACAGATATTGAGCTCCTCCCCGTGAACTCAGCATTGCTGCAGCTAGTAGGTGCTCAG GTCCCTGAGCAGCAGCCCATTACTTTGTGTAGTGGGGTTGAAGATACAAAGCATTATGAGGAAGCTAAGAAATGTGTAGAAGAATTAGCATTGTACCTGAAACCACTCAGCAGTGCTAGAG GAGTGGGTCTGAATAGCACTACGCAGAGTGTTCTGAGTCGCCCAATGCAGAGAAAGCTGGTGACTCTGGTCCACTGCCAACTAGTGGAAGAAGAAGGCAGGATTCGTGCTATGAGAGCAGCTCGATCTTTAGGTGAACGGACAGTTACAGAGCTCATTCTTCAGCACCAGAATCCCCAGCAGCTCTCCTCCAATCTCTGGGCAGCAGTCAGGGCTAGGGGCTGCCAGTTCCTTGGACCAG CAATGCAAGAGGAAGCTCTAAAGCTGGTTCTCCTGGCCTTGGAAGATGGTTCTGCTTTGTCAAGAAAAGTATTGGTTCTCTTTGTGGTGCAAAGGTTGGAGCCACGGTTTCCTCAAGCCTCTAAAACTAGCATTGGGCATGTTGTCCAGCTCCTTTATAGAGCCTCCTGCTTCAAG GTCACCAAACGTGATGAAGACTCTTCTTTGATGCAACTGAAAGAGGAGTTTAGAACCTATGAAGCTCTGCGGCGAGAACATGACTCCCAGATAGTGCAAATTGCTATGGAAGCAGGCTTACGAATTGCACCAGACCAATGGTCCTCTTTGCTTTATGGAGACCAGTCTCATAAGTCTCATATGCAGTCAATTATTGACAAG ttgCAGACCCCAGCCTCTTTTGCACAAAGTGTTCAGGAATTAACAATTGCTCTCCAGCGAACTGGAGATCCAGCAAACTTGAACCGACTAAGACCCCATTTGGAGCTATTGGCAAACATTGACCCTAGTCCAG atgcccctcctcctacttggGAACAGCTAGAAAATGGACTGGTTGCTGTGCGTACTGTGGTACATGGGCTAGTAGACTATATCCAGAACCATAGCAAAAAGGGAGCAGATCAACAGCAG CCCCCACAGCATAgcaaatataaaacatacatgtGTCGAGATATGAAGCAGAGAGGAGGATGTCCTCGTGGGGCCAGCTGTACATTTGCACACTCACAGGAGGAACTGGAGAA GTTTCGTAAAATGAACAAACGTCTGGTTCCCAGAAGACCCCTGAGTGCCTCTTTGGGTCAGCTTAATGAGGTGGGCCTGCCTTCAGCAGCTGTCCTTCCAGATGAAGGTGCAGTGGATCTGCCTAGCAGAAAAACCCCTGCTCTGCCCAATGGAATTGTATCAGCAGGGACTACAGTAACACAACTGATTCCACGAGGGACAGACCCCACCTATGATTCCAGTCTGAAGCCAGGAAAGATAGATCATCTGAGCAGTAGTGCCCCTGGATCCCCTCCTGACCT GTTAGAATCTGTCCCTAAGAGTATTTCTGCCTTACCTGTGAATCCACATCCTGTACCTCCAAGGGGGCCAACAGACCTGCCTCCTATGCCTGTCACCAAACCACTTCAGATGGTACCACGAGGTTCTCAGTTATATCCAGCGCAACAGGCAGATGTTTATTATCAGGATCCTCGAGGAGCTGCTCCACCATTTGAACCAGCACCTTATCAACAGG GTATGTACTATACTACACCACCACAGTGTGTATCTCGCTTTGTCAGACCTCCACCATCTGCTCCTGAACCTGGTCCTCCCTACTTGGATCATTATCCACCCTATCTCCAAGATCGTGTAGTAAACTCTCAGTATGGCACACAGCCACAACAATACCCACCTATGTACCCACCACACTATGATGGCCGCCGAGTATACCCTGCTCAGTCTTATACAAGAGAGGAGATTTTCCGAGAAAGTCCTATACCCATTGAGATTCCACCTGCAGCAGTGCCATCCTATGTACCAGAATCCAGAGAAAGATACCAACAGATGGAGGGTTACTATCCAGTGGCTCCTCATCCAACTCAGATCAGACCTTCGTACATGAGA GACCCTCCTTATAGccggcttcctcctcctcctcagccccatCCTAGCCTAGATGAGCTACATCGCAGACGAAAGGAAATAATGGCCCAGCTAGAGGAAAGGAAAGTTATCTCTCCACCTCCTTTTGCACCTTCACCAACATTGCCTCCTACCTTTCATCAAGAGGAA TTTATGGATGAAGACCTGAAGGTAGCTgggaaatacaaaggaaatgacTACAGCCAGTATTCTCCCTGGTCATGTGACACCATCGGCTCCTACATTGGAACCAAAGATGCCAAACCCAAAGATGTGGTGGCAGTGGGGAGTGTGGAAATGATG aATGTGGAGAGTAAAGGAATGAGAGACCAGAGACTGGATCTTCAGAGAAGAGCAGCAGAAACCAGTGATGATGACCTTATCCCATTTGGAGACCGACCAACCGTATCTCGGTTTGGTGCCATCTCTCGAACTTCTAAAACAATATATCAGGGTGCTGGTCCATTGCAGGCTATGGCACCTCAGGGAGCTCCCACAAAACCTATTAATAtttcag ACTATACTCCATATGGAACCCATGGCGGCTGGGGAGGTTCTCCATATTCACCTCATCAGAACATACCTTCTCAGGGACACTTCAGTGAGAG ggagagaatatccatGTCAGAAGTGGCCAGTCATGGAAAGCCCCTTCCATCTGCTGAGAGGGAACAGCTACGACTAGAATTACAACAGCTAAACCACCAAATTAGCCAACAGACTCAGCTACGTGGACTAGAG GCTGTTAGTAACAGGCTGCTGTTGCAGAGGGAGGTCAACACCCTGGCAGGCCAGTCacagcccccaccaccacctccaaaaTGGCCTGGGATGATTTCAAGTGAGCAATTGAGTTTGGAACTGCACCAGGTGGAAAGGGAAATCGGGAAGAGAACCCGGGAACTGAGTCTG GAGAACCAGTGTACTCTGGACATGAAAAGCAAATTGAATACAAGTAAACAAGCAGAAAATGGACAACCAGAACCACAAAATAAGGTTTCAGCTGAGGACCTTACATTGACATTCAG tgATGTACCAAATGGCTCAGCTTTGACACAAGAGAATATCAGCCTCCTGTCAAACAAGACCAGCTCTCTGAACCTGTCAGAGGATCCCGAGGGAGGAGGTGACAACAATGACTCCCAGAGAGCTGGAGTCACATCCACTTCTGCTCCCTAA
- the RC3H1 gene encoding roquin-1 isoform X2 → MPVQAPQWTDFLSCPICTQTFDETIRKPISLGCGHTVCKMCLNKLHRKACPFDQTTINTDIELLPVNSALLQLVGAQVPEQQPITLCSGVEDTKHYEEAKKCVEELALYLKPLSSARGVGLNSTTQSVLSRPMQRKLVTLVHCQLVEEEGRIRAMRAARSLGERTVTELILQHQNPQQLSSNLWAAVRARGCQFLGPAMQEEALKLVLLALEDGSALSRKVLVLFVVQRLEPRFPQASKTSIGHVVQLLYRASCFKVTKRDEDSSLMQLKEEFRTYEALRREHDSQIVQIAMEAGLRIAPDQWSSLLYGDQSHKSHMQSIIDKLQTPASFAQSVQELTIALQRTGDPANLNRLRPHLELLANIDPSPDAPPPTWEQLENGLVAVRTVVHGLVDYIQNHSKKGADQQQPPQHSKYKTYMCRDMKQRGGCPRGASCTFAHSQEELEKFRKMNKRLVPRRPLSASLGQLNEVGLPSAAVLPDEGAVDLPSRKTPALPNGIVSAGTTVTQLIPRGTDPTYDSSLKPGKIDHLSSSAPGSPPDLLESVPKSISALPVNPHPVPPRGPTDLPPMPVTKPLQMVPRGSQLYPAQQADVYYQDPRGAAPPFEPAPYQQGMYYTTPPQCVSRFVRPPPSAPEPGPPYLDHYPPYLQDRVVNSQYGTQPQQYPPMYPPHYDGRRVYPAQSYTREEIFRESPIPIEIPPAAVPSYVPESRERYQQMEGYYPVAPHPTQIRPSYMRDPPYSRLPPPPQPHPSLDELHRRRKEIMAQLEERKVISPPPFAPSPTLPPTFHQEEFMDEDLKVAGKYKGNDYSQYSPWSCDTIGSYIGTKDAKPKDVVAVGSVEMMNVESKGMRDQRLDLQRRAAETSDDDLIPFGDRPTVSRFGAISRTSKTIYQGAGPLQAMAPQGAPTKPINISDYTPYGTHGGWGGSPYSPHQNIPSQGHFSERERISMSEVASHGKPLPSAEREQLRLELQQLNHQISQQTQLRGLEREVNTLAGQSQPPPPPPKWPGMISSEQLSLELHQVEREIGKRTRELSLENQCTLDMKSKLNTSKQAENGQPEPQNKVSAEDLTLTFSDVPNGSALTQENISLLSNKTSSLNLSEDPEGGGDNNDSQRAGVTSTSAP, encoded by the exons ATGCCTGTACAAGCTCCACAATGGACGGATTTCCTCTCCTGCCCAATTTGCACTCAGACTTTCGATGAAACAATTCGAAAGCCCATCAGTTTGGGTTGTGGTCATACTGTCTGCAAGATGTGCCTGAATAAACTCCACCGCAAGGCTTGCCCATTTGACCAGACCACTATCAATACAGATATTGAGCTCCTCCCCGTGAACTCAGCATTGCTGCAGCTAGTAGGTGCTCAG GTCCCTGAGCAGCAGCCCATTACTTTGTGTAGTGGGGTTGAAGATACAAAGCATTATGAGGAAGCTAAGAAATGTGTAGAAGAATTAGCATTGTACCTGAAACCACTCAGCAGTGCTAGAG GAGTGGGTCTGAATAGCACTACGCAGAGTGTTCTGAGTCGCCCAATGCAGAGAAAGCTGGTGACTCTGGTCCACTGCCAACTAGTGGAAGAAGAAGGCAGGATTCGTGCTATGAGAGCAGCTCGATCTTTAGGTGAACGGACAGTTACAGAGCTCATTCTTCAGCACCAGAATCCCCAGCAGCTCTCCTCCAATCTCTGGGCAGCAGTCAGGGCTAGGGGCTGCCAGTTCCTTGGACCAG CAATGCAAGAGGAAGCTCTAAAGCTGGTTCTCCTGGCCTTGGAAGATGGTTCTGCTTTGTCAAGAAAAGTATTGGTTCTCTTTGTGGTGCAAAGGTTGGAGCCACGGTTTCCTCAAGCCTCTAAAACTAGCATTGGGCATGTTGTCCAGCTCCTTTATAGAGCCTCCTGCTTCAAG GTCACCAAACGTGATGAAGACTCTTCTTTGATGCAACTGAAAGAGGAGTTTAGAACCTATGAAGCTCTGCGGCGAGAACATGACTCCCAGATAGTGCAAATTGCTATGGAAGCAGGCTTACGAATTGCACCAGACCAATGGTCCTCTTTGCTTTATGGAGACCAGTCTCATAAGTCTCATATGCAGTCAATTATTGACAAG ttgCAGACCCCAGCCTCTTTTGCACAAAGTGTTCAGGAATTAACAATTGCTCTCCAGCGAACTGGAGATCCAGCAAACTTGAACCGACTAAGACCCCATTTGGAGCTATTGGCAAACATTGACCCTAGTCCAG atgcccctcctcctacttggGAACAGCTAGAAAATGGACTGGTTGCTGTGCGTACTGTGGTACATGGGCTAGTAGACTATATCCAGAACCATAGCAAAAAGGGAGCAGATCAACAGCAG CCCCCACAGCATAgcaaatataaaacatacatgtGTCGAGATATGAAGCAGAGAGGAGGATGTCCTCGTGGGGCCAGCTGTACATTTGCACACTCACAGGAGGAACTGGAGAA GTTTCGTAAAATGAACAAACGTCTGGTTCCCAGAAGACCCCTGAGTGCCTCTTTGGGTCAGCTTAATGAGGTGGGCCTGCCTTCAGCAGCTGTCCTTCCAGATGAAGGTGCAGTGGATCTGCCTAGCAGAAAAACCCCTGCTCTGCCCAATGGAATTGTATCAGCAGGGACTACAGTAACACAACTGATTCCACGAGGGACAGACCCCACCTATGATTCCAGTCTGAAGCCAGGAAAGATAGATCATCTGAGCAGTAGTGCCCCTGGATCCCCTCCTGACCT GTTAGAATCTGTCCCTAAGAGTATTTCTGCCTTACCTGTGAATCCACATCCTGTACCTCCAAGGGGGCCAACAGACCTGCCTCCTATGCCTGTCACCAAACCACTTCAGATGGTACCACGAGGTTCTCAGTTATATCCAGCGCAACAGGCAGATGTTTATTATCAGGATCCTCGAGGAGCTGCTCCACCATTTGAACCAGCACCTTATCAACAGG GTATGTACTATACTACACCACCACAGTGTGTATCTCGCTTTGTCAGACCTCCACCATCTGCTCCTGAACCTGGTCCTCCCTACTTGGATCATTATCCACCCTATCTCCAAGATCGTGTAGTAAACTCTCAGTATGGCACACAGCCACAACAATACCCACCTATGTACCCACCACACTATGATGGCCGCCGAGTATACCCTGCTCAGTCTTATACAAGAGAGGAGATTTTCCGAGAAAGTCCTATACCCATTGAGATTCCACCTGCAGCAGTGCCATCCTATGTACCAGAATCCAGAGAAAGATACCAACAGATGGAGGGTTACTATCCAGTGGCTCCTCATCCAACTCAGATCAGACCTTCGTACATGAGA GACCCTCCTTATAGccggcttcctcctcctcctcagccccatCCTAGCCTAGATGAGCTACATCGCAGACGAAAGGAAATAATGGCCCAGCTAGAGGAAAGGAAAGTTATCTCTCCACCTCCTTTTGCACCTTCACCAACATTGCCTCCTACCTTTCATCAAGAGGAA TTTATGGATGAAGACCTGAAGGTAGCTgggaaatacaaaggaaatgacTACAGCCAGTATTCTCCCTGGTCATGTGACACCATCGGCTCCTACATTGGAACCAAAGATGCCAAACCCAAAGATGTGGTGGCAGTGGGGAGTGTGGAAATGATG aATGTGGAGAGTAAAGGAATGAGAGACCAGAGACTGGATCTTCAGAGAAGAGCAGCAGAAACCAGTGATGATGACCTTATCCCATTTGGAGACCGACCAACCGTATCTCGGTTTGGTGCCATCTCTCGAACTTCTAAAACAATATATCAGGGTGCTGGTCCATTGCAGGCTATGGCACCTCAGGGAGCTCCCACAAAACCTATTAATAtttcag ACTATACTCCATATGGAACCCATGGCGGCTGGGGAGGTTCTCCATATTCACCTCATCAGAACATACCTTCTCAGGGACACTTCAGTGAGAG ggagagaatatccatGTCAGAAGTGGCCAGTCATGGAAAGCCCCTTCCATCTGCTGAGAGGGAACAGCTACGACTAGAATTACAACAGCTAAACCACCAAATTAGCCAACAGACTCAGCTACGTGGACTAGAG AGGGAGGTCAACACCCTGGCAGGCCAGTCacagcccccaccaccacctccaaaaTGGCCTGGGATGATTTCAAGTGAGCAATTGAGTTTGGAACTGCACCAGGTGGAAAGGGAAATCGGGAAGAGAACCCGGGAACTGAGTCTG GAGAACCAGTGTACTCTGGACATGAAAAGCAAATTGAATACAAGTAAACAAGCAGAAAATGGACAACCAGAACCACAAAATAAGGTTTCAGCTGAGGACCTTACATTGACATTCAG tgATGTACCAAATGGCTCAGCTTTGACACAAGAGAATATCAGCCTCCTGTCAAACAAGACCAGCTCTCTGAACCTGTCAGAGGATCCCGAGGGAGGAGGTGACAACAATGACTCCCAGAGAGCTGGAGTCACATCCACTTCTGCTCCCTAA